The genomic DNA GAACCAGCGGAGCTCCAGACTCTTTTAGCCGCACGTCGTCCGGACGACGACTCCGGCCAATCGTTTTATTTCGAAGTTATTTTTACAGGCAGACAGACGTCTTTAACGTTTTTAATGTGTCTGTGAGTTTGAGACGCTGAGTCATTCTGACGTTTTACTGCCTCGGGTGCGTTTGATTGTGAACATCCAGGAAATGATTTGTCATCTCTGGTCTGGACAGTTTGAGCCTCGCAGGTTAAAGTGGAGAGGCAGGGGGCGACATCTAGTGGTGACTACCGGTACTGCAGCATCAATCAGAGGCTGAAAGCTCAGTTTACAGTTTGATGTCCACAAATCATCCATTGGTTAATTTTAACCACGTGAAAATGGCTCTAAAAAAAACGAGGAAGCCTCGTCTACATCAGATATTTTCGGGTCGGTAACAAACTTCCTGGGTCAACCTTCAGGTGTACAAGATTGGCATCAAAAccaaaagtgtgtgtgatgaagcgCTGACTCAGCACCACTCACCGATCCGTCCGACGCGCTGGCTCCGACTTTGTCTCCCGTGGCGTTCCAGCAAACCTCAAAGATCCCTCCCGTGCCCCTGTAGCTGTGGACCAGAGCCCCCGTCTGAGGAAACACAAAAGCATCAGCGACACCTTTATCCCTGGAGCtccaccccctaccccccactCACTAAAGGTCCAGACCTGAGTGTTCCAGATGTGGACACACTTGTCGAAGGATCCGCTGGCGAGGTGTCGGCCGTCGGGGCTGAAGGCCACGCTGTAGACGGGCTCCTGGTGGCGGGTGAGTGTGTGGATACACACCCCGCGCTCCACGTCCCACAAACGCACCGTGGAGTCAAACGATGCACtgggggttggagggggggggggacaaggaGTCAAGCAGCATTCCTGACACCACCGAGTGCGtttgcccacacacacacacacacacacacacacgctcagcaGGAAGCCTGTTCTCTTCTCCTACTGCAACACGCCGATGACCTCTTTCTTTACTTTGACGTTCAGGGACGTCGTATTTCTCTACTCTTAACGTCTGAATAAAACCTGCTGCTTTTGGGGGCCTCACCTGGCGAGCATGAGGTTGGCGTTGGGGTTGTTGGTCCCGGGGCCGGTGGGGCTCCACTTGATGGTGTAGATCTCTTTGCTGTGGGCCTGAAGGTCGTGGACGCAGGAGTCCTGCTTCATACTCCAGATCTGAGTCAGGCAGGAGAAACAGGCTGTCAGAGGACGTGTCTGATCTCAAACCAAACCCCCCCAGGGTCACGTGTTCCCCATCCTAACCTTCAGCGTCATGTCGTCTGAGCAGGAGGCCAGTAAGCTGCCAGTGGGATCCCACTTGATGGCGTTCACCTCATTCTACGGCGAAggacagaaaacattcagagtgGATCACAACCGTGTTCCTGGATCTttaaggggtgggggggtcattcAGACTCAAAACAAAGGAGTCAAATATATCTTGTATATTCTGTCCTGTAAAGCAGGTCAGATGTTCCCCCAGTGgatcagaggaacagcagcaGGCTGAGACAGAACTACAACCGTTTCATCCAAAGGTGTTTCAATCAACCAACTGGATTTTAGAAAGGTTCCTTGAAGAAGTTTCAGCCCCCATCCAAGAAGCTTCTTCACTTCAGAACTGAAGCGGAActtaagaactgaagaagaactgaagaagaactgaagaagaactgaagaagaacagaagaagaacagaagcgtctcggatgagaggtgaaacacgCTCCAGGAACTTTcctgtccagtggattgactgaAACACCTTTGGATGACCGTGACCTGGATGAAcaagaatccacacagacatccatcacatgatgtgtgtgtgtgtgtgtgtgtgtgtgtgtgtgtgtgtgtgtgtctcaccgtGTGTCCCTGGAAGGTCTTGACGGGTCGGTCCTGACCCAGCTTACACACATGGATGCACATGTCTGTGCTGCAGGAGGCAAACGTGTTGTTGCTCTGCCAGTCCACGTCTAGAGcgggggctgtgtgtgtgtgggggggtgacaggAACCACAACGGGTTTAATTTAACAACAGGACACGCTGCTGAACACACACGTGTTGTTCAGGCGTTCGTTACAGACACACGAGTGAAAGGACAGGACGTAAATCTGAACATCCTCTGTGCGGCCCGCCCCAGGTGACTCCTGTCACTCACCTGAGTGGAACGGGAACTGCTGCTTGGCCTCCCCCGTGTGGGCGTCCCAGATGATGGTGGTCTGTGGAGGGAGAGCCTTGTCATTCAGGATCGTCACGTCAGGACAAAGCTCACGCGTGACGCTCTCACCTTGTCCACGCCAGCGCTGAGGATGAAGTTTCCTTTCTTGTTCCACTTGAGTGCAAATATTGGACCTTTATGCTGACCCAGAGTGCTGGCCAGGTTCCCTGTCATCAGATTAAATATTAACGGACAGCACCGACACGCTTCCTGTCTCAGTTACCGtctcacaggaagtcagcttcTTACCGTCTTTTGTCCATATTCTGGCAAAACCGTCGTAGGAACCCGTCGCCAGCAGCGTTCCTTCACTCTGAAAGAAAGAGTCGCGTCAGCAAAAAACACTCAGCTTCATAAATATGTCCGGAGAAGATAAACTAAATGAAGTGATACACTGTATGTccaaaaaataaccaaaaaaacaactaaataaataaatacgtccgaaaaaaacccaactaaataaatatgtcagaaaaaaagaagttaaataTGTAtgtctgaaaacaaataaatatctctgaaaaaataaactaaatagaTTTGCATATTCTGATCCAGGTTGTCCATCACTGAGGCTCACATGAAGCTGGGTGTTAAAGAGTTAAAATATTAGTGATGGACTAACCCCGATTGATCCTGATCAGGAGACCTCACACATTTCCGTGCGATAGCACTGCATTTTAGCAAACACAACCGCGGCTTCCTATTGGtcctccaaaaacacaaacacacagctaaagtgtgtgtgtgtgtgtgtatgtgtgtgtacgtgtgtgtgtgctcatcgTTCACATCGTATTGAGCAAATTTCCATCCACTCGTTGCTTTGCGTGACGCGGCACATTTACATcacgttgtgtgtgtggaggcggCGTTAGCGCTGTGGGTTCACTACTCAGGAAAATGAGTTTGCAGCTAAGTGCCATAAAAGCCCCCCTTTCccccaccgggggggggggagactgCTCCCATATATCTGGCTGGAAGGAATGCTTTCAGCAGGGCAGCGGtcgccccctccctcacacacacgctAAATTAGATTATTAAGAACTGCACTCAGaggaacagaaacacaatcatgCTGTTGCagcgtatacacacacacacgcacgcacacgcacacacacacacacatacacacacacacacactcacattccaGTCTAGTGAGGTGACATCTTTGTTGCTGGGTACGTCCTGCCCTCCTTCCCGTATGCAGTGCCTGAGAACCAGCTGGGTGGAGCCGCCGGTGCTGTTCTCACTCAGGTTCCAGATCCGCGCCGTCGAGTCCCCAGACCtgcacaggtcacacacacacacacacacacacacacacacacacacacacacacacacacacacacacacacacgtagtcATGCAACAACTTCTCTGTTACTTTTCAAACACTAATATTTGAACAAATATATTTCCACTATTTGTTCAAATTAATTCCTTGTTTTCACCTCGGTGCCCCAAAAcatttacaatatatttattAAGCATTTAAAgaactgaaaaagaaatataaatagttAGTTTTCAattctttattaattattaattaatagaTGCATCGACCCATCTGTGCAACTGTGGACGTTGCTTCTAATAAAACCTTTAAACACGTCTGTTGTAGCGCTATGGTATTTTTATCGAACCTCAACTCGATAAAATCCAAAGTGTTcaagattttaatttcttaatttaaatttaataaaaaaaattaaaatcctgAACCTTTTAATTCATTGTTAAAATGTTCAGGATTTAAACAATAATGAAAGTCACGACCCTCTAGGTGGGTGCTGTGGATCCAGCTCTACTCCCGTCTGAATTAATGAACTTTTAACAAGAGTTCTATTATTGATTCAGGAAGgataaaacatgaagacatttaGAAGCTGAGCGATAAATCCGATTGGTTGTTAAATCAATTGTTCCACTCAGGAGGAGCTCTGATCCgtttgttgtcatggaaacgttATTACAGATCAACACTTAATTGCTAATCATGATTTAGAGCGAGGACTGACAGTTGGGCGGAACAATGAACGATGAATTTCAAAAGCTGTAAGGGGAAGCTCAGCTGGTGCATCTCATCCAATCACGTGCCTCCGTTCGACTCCCTTTACCGGATAAACGGGATAACAGTGTAATTTAATAGCTGTGTGTTTGGCTCAATCAGCTGTCAGATGCATTCATGCGCTAAATATTTGTCCTGCTTTGTTtcaaacaaacttttaaaaaaattttgtctttaagcacaaacattcaaattgcatttgcaaattaaaaaaaacaatgatgggATGCAAACCTTCCCCTGCATGTCTGAAATTTCCTTGCACTGAcaaaatccccccaaaaaacaatgCTAATGTGACTAGCTTGTCTTCCAGAAACGCTGACGCATGCTAGACTCTGCATGACTCAAGAAAAGCACAGAGCGATGCTGACGAGACACTGACCCGGAGGCGAGGAGGTCGTTCACCGGGTTCCAGGCACAGATGAAAACCTCTGATTCGTGGCCCCTGAGGACCATGGCTTTACTCTGGGGGATCTCCACATCCCTGTCCACCTCCATCATGTCCGAGTGGTGATCTGGAGGAAGGAGCGAGAAGGAATACCCACAtcagagagcagcaggaggatGCCATCGCCGTGACAACGACAGGTAAACGACAGAAACTGGATGCAACGAAACAGTCCATTCATTTtgaagtgatttatttatttccacacACAAAGGGTTTATTTAAGTGGATGTGCAAAGCGCATTAATAACCAGACGGGCAGTTACATCCATTTGGGTAATGGCGGAGGTCTGACATAATCTAATATCCTCCAGACCAGAGCGGTCCAGCGGCAGCGACCATCCGTCTTCCTCCCATCTCATCAAATCAACCAAACGGCGACGTTTTCCAGAACAGACACGAGTAAACGGCGCTGCGCTGAGCGAACGCCGGCCCCAGCAGCTGACAGCTGTGGGATTAAAGCGCAGGCGGCGCCGTCACCGGAAGACCAAAGGGGCTTGTCCTCCTGACACCTGTGGCCGCGCTGAGTCACTGCAAACAGACTCGGGATTCTCTGGAACCAGATTAACATCTAATCTGAGGTGGAAGTAGGAACTGCAGATCGTAGCTAGGTCTTATTAGCACGTTGGAATCCCAAGTGAACACATTCATTATCTGCAGTATAAGGCGCGACTAAAAGCCCTTGATTTTCAGCTTCCGTTGCTGCTGATCCAGACCGGGGGCCAAACTGCTCAGAAGCGGTTTTACGAGCATCAGCTAGCTTACTGGCTAAGGCGTGGGGCCCATTCTCCTCCCCGTTGGCGGCTCCTTCTCCGTTCTTTGTGCTTCCCTGCGACGCCGTGCTGCTGCCGCCGGCCGCCGATACCGCCGCCgctacctgctgctgctgctgggccaGCTTGTCCCTGTAGGCCTGCTGCCGGGTCTGGACCACGTCCGGCATCACGGCATCAATCAGGGACAGAGACTCGATGGGTCGCCCGTCAAACAGGGTTCCATCCTGAACACACGAACATTTACATCATCCATCAAATCGACTGGATATGGTAAACGGACTCCAGTTCTTGGTGTTTTTAGGGTGGGGTCCCACCTCATTGATGCTGACTTCAGCCTCCACGTACTGCAGGCCCTTCTGGATGATGGAGATGAGGGCGGCAGGAGGCACCAGGGCTCCATTGATGTTGGACTGGCTGATGTGGCTCTCTATGCCGAAGGTGAACGCTGAGTGGGAGAAGCCTGAAGCGGCCATGAATAATTCAAATGGAGCTCAGTAAAGAAGTGTGTCACTTCTAAGTGTGTTTACATCATCTTTAATCTGATCTGCAGagagataaatgttaaaaaaaaacaccactgaCCTGACTCTTGCAGGTATCTATACACCAGAAAGTTGACCTCATCACTGCTGATGCTCATTTTCAGTCCTGGTGATTAAACCATTGGGTCAGCACACGTTAGGAGCCTAGACCGACACAGAACAGAGCCATTAGGATGGTTATTGAAgagatgaatttttaaaaaattcactgAGCTGCAGTTTGTACAGTGCATTAACATCCCATTGACACATAGTTGGATATAATTAGTacggcggtgtgtgtgtgtgggcagctGGCCAGGTTTAAATGTGAGCTGCCTCACACACAGCAGGGACGGTCTTACACTACAAGTTCACCGAGTACCTCACTACCAAACTGGCAAATGGAACtgagacgaggaagaggaggaggaaggtaaaACAACCGCCTCACGGCTGTTGTGGACGGAGGATTTATTTCTATCGTTTCTAAACTCAGGAGCTTCCAGGCTTCAAAACGAAGCCTGGAAACTTCTTTTGGCCAATAACACGTACAATAGACACAGATTCAACTGATCCTATAATCCTTCCATTGAGGCTCCACATTTATGCAAAACCAGGACAGAACTTTCACTGTTTCCATTACGACAGCCCACTGCTGCATCCCACAGGCCGACATCCAACACCAACCCACCAAGATGTCTGCAGATGCATGGATTGTGTACACGTATATACAAATATCTATACATAAGCTCAAAAGTTTACACGCTTCCAGCTTGCCATCGTGTTCTGTAACGTTTCATTTATTTGCATGTGTATTTTTTGCCGGCCACACCGCTGGAGACGAGCCAGCAGCTTGAAGCTGTGGTCGGTGCAGAAACCTGACCCTCTGGAACGTTTGGAGGGGTTGGAACTCAAGAGGTTCCACGCCACCCCAGAGGGGTGAACGCTATTCAGAGACTTATTATGATGGAGACTAGTTCTGgtattttatacatatttattctccaatttatttatttttattgtctcttTAAGAAAATGCcatttctcctcttttcatctATATTGTGATTCAAAGTAATCCTGCACACATCTTATGTTGTAATTCTTGCTTTGCTTCGTGTGAATAAAAAAGTAACACAACATAATCAATTTATCAGAAAGGATTTCACGGGTAATAGAAGTTAGAACAGTTCCTTCAAATATCCACCAGGTGGGGCTGCAGCATCAAAAGGGACATTCTGCTCTGACTGCATGATTTGGAAACAGATTCATGATGCTGTTTCCGAATCAGCCAAACACGGTTTAGTTTAGGTTagattagtttagtttagtaaagcacacatttcatttaagtttttatttagCGATAGAATTCACTTCCACACCAGCAGATTATTCATCCTAACCAGGAAGTCAACCCAAGTTCCAACTACACGTCTACTTTAACCCTTCCATGAAGATCAGCTGACTTAATACCGTGTTGTGGCTGCACATAAATATAGCAGGAGAAAGCCAGGCCCCCTCCTCCACCAATCGATCCGACATCTGACGgttatataaataaacactaaTCAATATCTCACGCATGCTTAGACAAATCACTTCCTATATGTGCAAAATGAATGTCGTGACCTGACAGGCTGAACTGTAATaactgtattttcagttttaggTGTGATAAAAAAGCAGTCAGTCAGGTGAGCCTGCGGCTAATCAATAAGGAACTGTGCTAATGGATggctcagttttattttaaaatctgcaGAATGACATCCTGAAGTATCAGAGGATCAGATCAGAATCATAAATTCAAAAACTCAACGTTAGAATGTAGATCTCTGCAGACCAATTTAACCCCAACCGTCTTTGTGTTGCACTGGGACCAGTCGCTGCCTCTGAGACCAGTCTGACCAGAGACACCACCACACCACGGTAAGACACCGTCACCACGACCAGGACCCTGAGGATAACCGAGACACGGGGATTCCAGTGGGGACGGGACGACTGCAAACTTTTACTCACACTTTCTTTACTGtcattgcacaaaaaaaaacaaaagagagttgtttttttttccacaacaaaatgtcagatttttttatttagactaCCGAATAAAGTCATCAGTCTCTGCCCTCTGGGGTTATCACACCatgaacatttattcattacaaATTTAATTAGAAATGGACAATCTGAGAGACATCTCTATCTGACCGCAGTCAAGGTCGTGGCAAAAAGAAGCGAGACAAACATCACTGATCTCTTAAAAATCTTcttaaaaagaaagtaaaataagTAACATGGGACTATTTGTCGTCTAAAAACCAACAAGGGCTAGTCCTTGAGGATGGAAACCTGGTTTGTGAAACATGTTACTAAAGATAGGAACATGCGAAGAACTTCAGCCATCCACCGTTCAGGTCACAGCGGGTGTTCCATTAATGATTTAACACACTAGAAACAAACAAGTTCAACAAAACATTCATACAGCTGACAGGAATGAAAGGATGGAAAGCAGTGCATTTTCCAccaaataaagtatacttcctCTTATTCTCCTAATAAaattaggagtgtgtgtgtgtgtgtatgtgtgagtgtaataaaacatctgttcaatgaaaaaaactttACAACTCAAACCAAAGTCATTGATGAACACGTCTATAAATCCATGAAGTACCAAACTACAAATGGAAAGAGAAGGTCAGGTTGAGAGCACATTCCTCCACCGATCTGAGAACTATTTCCTGGAGATGCACCTTGACCCAGATTCCAGACCAAGGCTATTGTAAACAGCCTGTCATAAATCCTGTTCTATTGGCACATATTCTTATCAACAGATCACTATAGTGCAACTAAAGCCACTCCAACACGTAACCTGAATTTACAACTCCTTACACAACTTTTACTGCAACATGATCTTCCAGCAGCAATGTTTGATCATTGGACTTCAATGACCGTCATTGAAGCAATGTCTGTAGGCGAGGAAAAAACTCTAGTCCCACAAAGTGTGACGTTTAACGGGGAAATACTCACCCATGTGATCAAGCTGTCCTCAGATACACATCATAGCTGCATAGTACTCTGGAATAACCCTCAATCCCTgaggaagaaattaaaaacaccACACGTCAGAATTACATGTAGATTATAAATTGTAATGAGATAATGGATGTCGTTTCTGTTGTGAAGGCACTTTCAAAATGCTCAGTCACGCCTTAAAACTGTTTGTTCTGTGCTTGAATCTTCAGCCATTAACTAACCGTATAGACATTGTCAAACCTTCACTTTATAATTACTGTGATCATTCCACTATAAATGACATTCCAGCAGCCACGTGACCGAGCAGGTGAGGCGTTCTTCACTACGGGGTGTGTCAACAAACAATGACAGAAACTGGGTCAGCAATGCAAAAACTAAACACCGCCTGCGCCTATTTGTGTTAAACATTATGTTTCTGCCCTGAGGGGGGTAATTAAACGGGATGCCCTTGTGTATGAATGTGTAATTGCTAATTTACTGAggataataaacattttttctcatAGGATGTCACACTTTTATCCATCTGCTGCATCAGGATTGTTCAGATATTATTCTGGTAATGAAGCTGGATCTTCGCCTCGGGTTAGAATCATTTCGTGCGAGTTAAAAACACGCAACTTATGTCACCACCCTGATCCACCGGCACCGACCCACGACCCATCCCCCACGCACGGTAACGGCTGAATGGGCTGAGAGGACTACAGTGTGTACGGTAACCTACAGTGTGTAGGACATGTGTGTTATCTATGGAAGAAAGCCCCTGAATAAACCCTCAGTAACACTGTAATAACGTGTCTATGAACTATTTTCCAATCATTTTAATCAGGAACTGATCGCATGATAATTGTAGTCATGGAAATTTAACGGAGACTTGGGAGGTAACATTGGGATCaattatgaaacacacacacaattcataCTAATTGTCTCATAACACACTGTGATCGTGGGGTCataatctataatctatatGTTATTAGCGCCGTGATCGATCCACGCCGCTGTGAGCTGGCCtcagctagcgttagctaacGTGAGCTAACATTAGGTAGCGTAAGCTAGcgtaagctaacgttagcttaccgGCTAACACGCGTACACGTTAGTGTCGCCTCGGCTGCGGTCGGACGGTCACACACTGCCAGCGAGATTTCGTTGATTGCGTGTCAATAAAACACTTGTAAACCAAACGAATGCCATAAATGTCGAGTGGGTCGTCActgtttttaattatgttagataactaataaatataataatctaAATTATCTTATTTCCCAATAGGGTAACATCGTGTACCGCGAGGTCTTCACTAGAAAACCTGCTAATGCGGCTAGTCGGCTCAGGCtagcatgctaagctaataAGTGTTGCTATAATCTCATACCTACTTGGATAAAAACCTTTCAACGGGCGATATCTTCCACAGCTCTTGTGTTCAAATCACACCATGTTATCTGTTTAATCGATTGTAGGAAATATCTTTTTCCACACATAAATTAATTAGCATTAGCTTATAATAATACAACTAAAGCCAGGCGCTAAGAAGCCAGCTACGGCTCCAGACACTCCACACAGCGGGCTGACCCGACAGGCGAAAATGGGCTGCGTGTAACTACAGTTCGAAACCGCCAATAGCTAAAACTCAATATGACGATTAACCAAACCTTGACAAAAAGCAGCGTTTCGAGTCATAATACCCCTTCAGTTAAACACGGTAGTaggttagtttatttatttatccatttatcgggttaattcttattaaaatcgaGTCGAAGTACAGTAAAAACGCTGTTCATACTGTATTATGACTAACCTGCTTTCCCAAACGCACCAAACCCGCGGTTTTCCAAAGATGATTGTTGATAGTGCGTTAACTCCCGCTCAGTCTGACAAGTTCATAATAAAAAGGACCCACTCGTGTTGCTGTAAGCGAACTGTGGGAcggaatagaaaaaaaaccccgagGCCCCAGGAAGTTTGTACCGCAGCCAAGCACCAGTCACAACAACAGCGGCCCGCCCATCCCCCACCGCCGCTTATTTTGGCCTGCCTGGTCACCACGCGCTGTGGTTTAACGACgcccctcccccttcctctGCCCAGTCATTCAGACTGGGAAAGTCAACAACAAGCTTACGTCATCATTGCAATCTCTGTTTTACACAGATTTGATAAAAGATGAATCCATAATCCATAATCAGAATAAAATCTTCAATGTTACCAACGAATATGGGAGCCCGACAGGAGTCCAGGTGCCCTcagatcatttttaattttaagaaataacATTGATTCCCATTGGCAAGAAAATAGTTTAAACATATTATCCCAATATTGACTGTGGTAAATAGTTTTCTCCATTAAATGGTTGCACTACCTAAGTCATTTCCAGTGTGCAATGatgaaatataatgaaataGTGAAATAAGGGACCATTAAATTAATTCTACAACAGCAGAGTGTGCAGCCTTATTCTGCAGTGTTTTTTCTTGTTGCAGTAGTTCAATCTCTGTAGGGAGAGCACATGATCTTAAAACATCCCTTGACTGTTTCTCGCAATCTGTGCAACCCTGTCCTCATTAAAGCACATGTATTACACATTTCTGTCAATTATTTGAATATTGGaataagaaattaaatatataacaaattaaattagctatgaattaattaatttatagaTTACTTGATAAATGAAtttacaaattaattaattctaAATTGATTTACAACTTGATTTCCAGTTAACTTTAAAAAGGCTTTGCTTGGATTGTTAGATTTTGTTTAATAGCAGCTGATTTAATTAATGTCTATATTTACTTGTACCCCTGTATTCTTAGCCTATATCTGTGAGTCATTTTACAGATAGCAAAGAGTACTTGTCAACTGACTGgagaatgtgtgttttaagaGCCACTGCTTCAGGCAGTGACTCACCTGAAAAGAGCCTGATTAGATGATTGATTTGAAGTGTTATCTAACACAGCAAACATTGATATATTTTCCTGCATGTAGTGCATAAAGTAAAGAAATGTAAACATTATCACTGCATCCACTCATACCCACTCTatagcagagaaaaaaaatcaagataatTTTCTGAGACAGATGATTCCTTATAGCACTGATGATACAACAGAGGTGCAATATCACTTAgttaacatttaaaatgcttttatgtgtgtttttatgtgaagTAATTGAATATAATAGACATTACTGCGCTGCAGTCCACTGGTGTTCTGCCTTTGCTCCCTCCCAACCTCTGAGCTGATCCTCCCACTCCATTATCTCAGAGCTGGTCTGGCCCATTGTCAACATGCTTGCAACTCATCCTGCAGAGATCTCCCCATCTAATATTTTATGCCACACATTCACAAATGTGTAAATGTCAGAGGAGTTATGAATACTAAAGACAAAGTAATTGCAAATCTCTTCAAATGCAAGGCCTAATCTCAGCGCTGTTTGTCTCTTTTAGTTTATGCATGGGTGATTTCCCACATTTTACCACTCATGTTTGTCCTCAAGCcaggaaaagcagaaaatatgTGCTCCACCGCTCACACTGCATGAGGGTGTTTTGGCTGCCAAAAGAAGAAATGTGAAACAAATTCCTCCTCTGCAGTGCCAGGCTTTACGCaataaatgattcattttatttgccAAACACTGTGAAACAACTCACTTCTCCTCTGTAATTAGAAATCCCACTAGTAGTTTTTTTCTCATACAGGGGGTTACATTCACGTTACAGAAACggtttaaaaaatgcatgcagACATTCGTGATACAAGTAGTTTTTCTAGATTTGCAATATTATCTTCCATAATAGcgtgatctgtgtgtgtgtgtgtgtgtgtgtgtgtgtggaggcggGGAACTAATCTGCAGGACAATAACACGAGGTTGCCAGGGATATGAGGACAGCAGCATCACTAACAAATATGGATCTGGATCCAATGGCATTGTGTAATTGGCTGAACACTGCAACTCAAGTGGAAGCAAGTTTACCAACGGCCTTAGCAACAGCAGCactgcctgcatgtgtgtgtgtgtgtgcgtgtgtgtgtgcatgtgtgtgattagAAGGTGCATTTAAAAGGAAGATGTTTCATCTCAGATCTCAATCTTAAAGCGAAAATATATCAGAATAAATATCAGAGGCCCTTTTTCCCCCACTTTAACAATCTCAGGATTGATAATAATTCCGTTCTGAAAGCAGTGAAACATTGGGAATGTGTGAATCGAGTGGTCCAGTCATGAATATCAGGGTCCAGCTTGTTAAATCTATCAGTACAGGTGACACAACTCGACTGTCACATGAATATTGATGACACTTGTTCTGCTAGAAGTCGACCGACAGCTCATCATTAACTCCATGCGTTGTGTCTGCAGGAGGGTGAGTGATGGAAATAGAGGAGAAAGGCGACCAGAGAGGAGACTGCAGCTCAGCTTCACTGCCTGATCAGCAGGAGCTATTTTTAGATCCCAAGAAACAAAGAAG from Antennarius striatus isolate MH-2024 chromosome 18, ASM4005453v1, whole genome shotgun sequence includes the following:
- the LOC137611836 gene encoding F-box-like/WD repeat-containing protein TBL1XR1 isoform X1, translated to MSISSDEVNFLVYRYLQESGFSHSAFTFGIESHISQSNINGALVPPAALISIIQKGLQYVEAEVSINEDGTLFDGRPIESLSLIDAVMPDVVQTRQQAYRDKLAQQQQQVAAAVSAAGGSSTASQGSTKNGEGAANGEENGPHALANHHSDMMEVDRDVEIPQSKAMVLRGHESEVFICAWNPVNDLLASGSGDSTARIWNLSENSTGGSTQLVLRHCIREGGQDVPSNKDVTSLDWNSEGTLLATGSYDGFARIWTKDGNLASTLGQHKGPIFALKWNKKGNFILSAGVDKTTIIWDAHTGEAKQQFPFHSAPALDVDWQSNNTFASCSTDMCIHVCKLGQDRPVKTFQGHTNEVNAIKWDPTGSLLASCSDDMTLKIWSMKQDSCVHDLQAHSKEIYTIKWSPTGPGTNNPNANLMLASASFDSTVRLWDVERGVCIHTLTRHQEPVYSVAFSPDGRHLASGSFDKCVHIWNTQTGALVHSYRGTGGIFEVCWNATGDKVGASASDGSVCVLDLRK
- the LOC137611836 gene encoding F-box-like/WD repeat-containing protein TBL1XR1 isoform X2 encodes the protein MSISSDEVNFLVYRYLQESGFSHSAFTFGIESHISQSNINGALVPPAALISIIQKGLQYVEAEVSINEDGTLFDGRPIESLSLIDAVMPDVVQTRQQAYRDKLAQQQQQVAAAVSAAGGSSTASQGSTKNGEGAANGEENGPHALANHHSDMMEVDRDVEIPQSKAMVLRGHESEVFICAWNPVNDLLASGSGDSTARIWNLSENSTGGSTQLVLRHCIREGGQDVPSNKDVTSLDWNSEGTLLATGSYDGFARIWTKDGNLASTLGQHKGPIFALKWNKKGNFILSAGVDKTTIIWDAHTGEAKQQFPFHSAPALDVDWQSNNTFASCSTDMCIHVCKLGQDRPVKTFQGHTNEVNAIKWDPTGSLLASCSDDMTLKIWSMKQDSCVHDLQAHSKEIYTIKWSPTGPGTNNPNANLMLAR